One genomic region from Mauremys reevesii isolate NIE-2019 linkage group 7, ASM1616193v1, whole genome shotgun sequence encodes:
- the LOC120409606 gene encoding pulmonary surfactant-associated protein A1-like isoform X4, with product MSTQLFHVVTAIAFLLVTSHAGDHHEGMQRIPGKPGLNELPAREGKPGLKADPGLQGPPGPPSSMRGPPGKDGLHGPQGPRGERGEKGERGQPGQPGLPVSRDPELQETLKGFKHQIARLEGVLALDGNIKAFGKKMFATNGQEVDFETTLEACKQAGGSIASPRNKGENDAVFSIVRLFNRYAYLGIKRGAIPGKFSFLDGTAVNYTNLHAGEPSDIGEENCMEMCTDGAWNSTSCNQNRLTICEF from the exons ATGTCGACCCAATTGTTTCACGTAGTCACAGCAATAGCCTTTTTGCTGGTGACCAGCCATGCTGGGGACCACCATGAAGGAATGCAGAGAATCCCTGGCAAACCTGGACTGAACGAATTGCCTGCAAGAGAAGGAAAGCCTGGTTTAAAAGCAGACCCAGGACTGCAAG GTCCCCCAGGGCCACCAAGTTCCATGAGAGGTCCTCCCGGAAAAGATGGGCTTCATGGGCCACAAGGGCCTAGGGGTGAACGAGGCGAGAAGGGAGAGCGAGGGCAGCCTGGACAACCAG GCCTACCTGTTTCTCGTGATCCTGAATTACAAGAAACCCTCAAAGGATTCAAACATCAAATTGCCAGACTGGAAGGAG TCCTTGCCTTGGATGGGAACATAAAggcatttggaaaaaaaatgtttgctacCAATGGACAAGAAGTCGATTTTGAGACCACCCTGGAAGCATGCAAACAGGCGGGCGGCTCCATTGCATCTCCCAGGAATAAGGGGGAGAATGATGCTGTTTTCAGTATTGTGAGGTTATTTAACAGATATGCCTATCTGGGCATTAAGAGAGGTGCGATTCCAGGTAAATTCAGTTTCCTGGATGGAACAGCCGTAAATTATACAAACTTGCATGCAGGTGAGCCCAGTGACATAGGGGAAGAAAACTGCATGGAGATGTGCACTGACGGTGCCTGGAATAGCACAAGTTGCAACCAGAACCGCCTCACTATCTGTGAATTTTAA
- the LOC120409606 gene encoding pulmonary surfactant-associated protein A1-like isoform X3 translates to MSTQLFHVVTAIAFLLVTSHAGDHHEGMQRIPGKPGLNELPAREGKPGLKADPGLQAGPPGPPSSMRGPPGKDGLHGPQGPRGERGEKGERGQPGQPGLPVSRDPELQETLKGFKHQIARLEGVLALDGNIKAFGKKMFATNGQEVDFETTLEACKQAGGSIASPRNKGENDAVFSIVRLFNRYAYLGIKRGAIPGKFSFLDGTAVNYTNLHAGEPSDIGEENCMEMCTDGAWNSTSCNQNRLTICEF, encoded by the exons ATGTCGACCCAATTGTTTCACGTAGTCACAGCAATAGCCTTTTTGCTGGTGACCAGCCATGCTGGGGACCACCATGAAGGAATGCAGAGAATCCCTGGCAAACCTGGACTGAACGAATTGCCTGCAAGAGAAGGAAAGCCTGGTTTAAAAGCAGACCCAGGACTGCAAG CAGGTCCCCCAGGGCCACCAAGTTCCATGAGAGGTCCTCCCGGAAAAGATGGGCTTCATGGGCCACAAGGGCCTAGGGGTGAACGAGGCGAGAAGGGAGAGCGAGGGCAGCCTGGACAACCAG GCCTACCTGTTTCTCGTGATCCTGAATTACAAGAAACCCTCAAAGGATTCAAACATCAAATTGCCAGACTGGAAGGAG TCCTTGCCTTGGATGGGAACATAAAggcatttggaaaaaaaatgtttgctacCAATGGACAAGAAGTCGATTTTGAGACCACCCTGGAAGCATGCAAACAGGCGGGCGGCTCCATTGCATCTCCCAGGAATAAGGGGGAGAATGATGCTGTTTTCAGTATTGTGAGGTTATTTAACAGATATGCCTATCTGGGCATTAAGAGAGGTGCGATTCCAGGTAAATTCAGTTTCCTGGATGGAACAGCCGTAAATTATACAAACTTGCATGCAGGTGAGCCCAGTGACATAGGGGAAGAAAACTGCATGGAGATGTGCACTGACGGTGCCTGGAATAGCACAAGTTGCAACCAGAACCGCCTCACTATCTGTGAATTTTAA